CGGCTGTTCAGCCGCATTCGATCGGCAGCTGCAGTGGCTGTTTAGCCCTGTGTGGATAGCTACATCTCTAAAAAATTTGGTGGAGCTGGAGTTGTAAGCTAGAATCAGAAGCCATCTCAAACACCCCTTTAAGTGCAGCTGAACTGCGTGATCCACAGCTGCACCCTGCTGAAAGCTGTTGATATTTCCGTAGGCGTTGCTGTGCTGCTGTTGCCCTGCTGGTATATAATCTACTTGTAGACACCAGCACGACAAGCTTGCAGCTGCACCCGTTTCCGGCTGTAATTGTACGGATGTGGGTGTGATCCAACTATAAACTAGTTAGGTTTCACCATGTTACATGAACTCAGATGTGTCTAAGGAATTTTTAGACCTTATTCGATTATTTCTATTACACATGCATTGGATGAATAAGACCTTGTTCTTTTCAACGCTAATTCATGTGGATTGGATGGTAGCGAGTCGGTTTAAATCTACAATAAGTCAAAATCCATTTCAACCCACTTGGAAtttgaataaccgaacaaggtctaAAAATTTTGGCTTGATTGGAGTTTAAACTCAGCTAATTccactcaatccatatggattataAGGGctcgttcggttagctctcaatccatatggattgagtgggACTGGATGGGTTTAAATCTCAAGTAAGTtaaatttcttctcaaattttttcaatctcatccaatccataggtaacaggaataaccgaacaagtcctaagatGGGTACGGTCGTACGGATTGTCACCCTACAGATGGGTTAGTAGACGGGTTACCTGGATTGGTTAGTTTCAGAGCTTCTAGAGCGAAAAAAGGGGGACGAGCAAACCGAGAAAAACGTATATCAGCGTACAATTGGACAACTTCAAAAGTTTCTCTGAAAAAAGAAGTGTAGCTGACCAAAAAGGGATGTCTACTGTCTGCACACAACACAAGTTTGTCAATGATCAAAATCTCGACAGCATCAACAACTTTCTAGGATCATTGACACCTGCCTATCCTTGAGCAGCATCTACCTACTGTTCATCATCAGCTCTCATATGCGCTCAGAAACTTCTTAGCAGCATCCAAATTCAGCTCTTTGTAAACCTGCATGCATGCACATGGGCCAATTCCAGAAAAAAAAACTTTAGCGTGTATGGATAGTTGTCGGTATTAAAATGTCGAATGAGGGAGGCAAGTCAGTACAAGCTTCTCATGAGTTTCTTCAAATGCCTTGCAGAAGAACTCTGCTTTTGTTGTTCCAATCTGCCATAGTGTGAGGCAAAACAATTTATTAAACTAGCAGAAAAATGTGTGTTCGAACTTGCCAGAAAGTTAATGTGTATTCGAACAAAGGTGGCAAGAGTGCACCAACCATACAATACTACTACCCAAACATATAGTCCAAAAAATGGCATGCCATAAACAGAAATACGGTATCCAAAATAGTTGTGGCTGTAGTGATGCTACCACCGACATCAAATTGTACACCAATCTAAGTCTTCAGGGAAGAAGCCAAGAACAATCTATTTCCTGGCTTCTAAAATGATCTTGTCATTCCTTAACAACCATGATTGTAAAGCTTTTACAGCAGCTTCTGGTATACACGGAATCTACTTAGGCcatctccagaaacactgttgggATATGGAGTGGGATATGGAGGTTGCTGACGAAATTGGTTTTATGCAATCAAATTGTTCCTAGATTAGGACTTCGGAGGGCAACTATTGGTTCAGGATTCAGGAATTCAGTAAACCCACCAGAATGAGGCAAAAACCAGAACAAGGAACCCTGTTGATTTCCATAAACAGTTCTCTATTATGTATATTTTCACCCAAAACACATGAAAAAAATATGTACTTTGACAACCTCCAAAAGCTTGTCAACTTAGTAGCCAATCCTTCATAGCATTCCTCTCACTCTCAACCACTCAGACCAACAGGAGCTACATGGGCATAACCACAAAATTGGGTCACAACTTCGGTGGTGAACAGAGAAGGGGGTGGAACAAAGGAGTAGACTAGCAACAAATGGCACTGAGATAAAGCATCGCCTTAATGGAGATATGAGTGGTATTTTCCTATAAGTTTGGGTCGTCTGCTGGTATTTAACTGAACCGGATATATTCAGCACAATTTTTCAAATCCAGATATTATACATGGAGCCAAGTAGTGTGTGCCTCCAATTTATTCTTCTTCAAACAACATATCTAAAAGACACACAACATTACTCAAAGCTCTCAAAAACGTTTCACACCATTGTATTGAGTTGCTCTTCCTGATACTGGAAAATAAATATACAAACCTTTTTCTCTGCAGCCATCTTCAACTTCTGCATAAATAAATCTGTGAAACATGGAAGAAAATTAGTGACTATTCTACTTTGTTATGGCATATTGGAGCATAATTAAATATCTATAATTGTTAGTGGAATGCAGAATAAAAGAAAGTGTGTCGGTGCCAAAGTTGTCATTCCCATTCAATAGGTGACCATTTACTAATGGCCTCAATTCAGACTGAAAAAAAATGAGTGGACACCCTAGGGGAAAAAAGCACTGATCACTCAGTAATTGACCATAAAGCACGTCTCAGCGTCATTTTATTCCATTGGTTAACTGTTCAGTCCTTCATATCAGATATGTAAGAGACCGTATATTTAAGATATATATTTTTTCTTGATCAAATTTGTATGACAGTCAATTATGCATTGTGTGGTTGCAAGTCTGGTTTGATGTTTTCGAAAGTGATGATATATCTAAGGTTGAGTAGAAGAAACTACAGGTGCTGATAGTAAGTTGCTTGTGAACCCAATTTGGAAAACCAGATCTAAATGAATCAGGTGAAAGTGAAAGTAAGTTGAATTGGGTTGTGACCAGTTGTAGTTATCAACATCTCAGTTGTTTGATAGGGAGCAAAGCCATCAAGAATGTAAAGCATTCACAACCGATTACTGACCCTGGATATGACAAATTGTTGCCAGGGAGACCTAAGCCTAATAGGTATCCCAGATCATGAATAACTGCCCCTTGGATTCAAGTAAACAGGGATGAAGGGGGAAATCAGCATTTTCCTCATACAAGGATAATTGCTGATGATATATTTAAAGCATAAAGACATGTTACACATGGCAGATTTGGGTTTTGCAATTTCTAATCTAAATTTATCTAGATGGACAAAAAACTATTGGCTGGCATACCTTGTGCGTCGGATGAGTCCTTGTCATTGCCCTTCGCTGCCTCCTGCAAGCAATAGCTTCATTAGCATAGTTAACAGGCACAATTAGGTAGCAGCACCCAGATAACTAAATCAAACACACCTGAACTCGTGATCGCTGTCTGGTTCCTCTGATAGATGTTCCAGGATCAGCCTACATTTGCCTCCCAAAAAAAATTGCATCAGTTCATGCTCAAAAGGTCTGCAAACAGGAAAAAAGAACTAACCATATTTATTCAGTTACTTCTGCAATGGGACATCTGCCACATAGGTGATGAACTTATGATTGCATGCCAATGTGCTTATTTAATACATTACCCTTTGTTCTGGTTCAACCCAGTTTTCTATTTAGATAAATGCATGCATACCACCAAAGTCCCATGCGGCCATCCCCCCATGCAATACTCTCTGAACCACAAACCTTGAACTCAAATAGAAACAAGCATTTATGACATTGCGTGACTATGTGTAGCTCAACGCAGAGATAGCAACAACTTTGTCGATCTCTACCTTCAAAGTTTGTCACTAATACTTACCCACTTTAAGAGGCCAACAATAGCCTACTTTCTTAAATGGCACGGGAAGAACAGTACAAGACTAATAGTAGACTGCTTAACTTGAGAGGCTAGGAGTAACAGACTAAACCTGGAACCCCCCTTTAGAAGCATTCCAACTATTATTAGGCAGGGAGTGTTAATATATGTATGGTCCCATTCTGCAGGGGCATTCTTTATAGTAAAGGGAGAAAATGAGTAATCCCCCTTTACCCTCAAAAGAAGGGAAGAAAAACTAGGCTGTTCAGGGCACATGGATAAAATTCGCTTCTCTTCTCTTTCTTCGTTGCAGCATTGCATCCTACAAAGGTAGCATCGTAAATTCTATTCAAGGATGCTAATGTGCTATCACCTTTAATTCATCCTCTGACCAAAGGCTACATGGTCCTCTACCGCAACTATTTCTGCAAACATCGAGCTGATCTCGGAGCCCGGAGCTGCAATCTGACAACAGTGCGTGTCGCAACAGGAGATCGGGTCACCGGAATCGATAGAAAGGACGATTAGACTATGGTGCCCCGAATTACCAATCGAGTTACACGCCACAGATCGCGGCTTGGGATTTGGGACGTCCCCAAATCAGAACCCCGGACTTAGCTGCATAGGCAGAGAGAAAAGGAGAGTGATAGTGGggcctggcggaggagaggaggattACGCAATAGTCACGGGAGCGGACGACGGGGAAGAGGTCGAGCATGCGCCAGAACTCCTTCTCGTCCATGGTAGGCACAGGCGCGACGTCTCCTCTGGCTGTCTGCTGCTCGCCTGCGACGGGTGAACGGGTCAGGGACAGCGTTCAGGGCTCGGGAGCACGCCGATGTGGATGTGGACTCGTTTGAGAGAAGATGGATTGGATGAGTTCACGAACGCTTAGCTTCGATTCTCACCACATGGGCCGGATGGCTCGGAGACAAGCGGGCCCAGTACATTTAAGGCCGAGCAGAATACTAGTGGGCTGACCACAAGTGCTTCTACTAACACCAGTGGGATATACACGTGCGCATGCTATTACGCGGTCTTACTAATCATGTGCTCGTGGTAAGGGATGTAACTGGTTAAATAACGTAGTCGTCCCAGATCCCCGATTCAGACTTCGAACCCTCCCGACAACAGTAGGGGCGCGAGAAGTTGTAGAACCCCGCTTCCTTCCCAGTAATCCAACACACAGAAGAACAAGAGACACAGTGAATGAAACCTCTTTTTGTATATCTTTATTATGATGGGTATAGATACATATATATAAGTCTCGAACTCTCTCAAGGGCAGTTTCGGTATTAGTCCATAAAACCCCTTTTAAGGtttcttaacactcccccttgggcgaataccgtgaCGACTTATGTCTCATCAAAACTCCGAAAAAACCCAGCGGGAAAAAATGGAGAAAAGAGAGCATAGTGCCACTCGATGTATTGcacttgttgcctcgttaaaaaccatcTGTGAGAAACTTCAGGAAAACTCACAATGGAAAAGAGTACAACGGGTGTCTTCAGGGCAACTGCAACCTTCAAGGTCTATAATATACGATCTTCAGGTCGAATAGTAAGGGCTGAAGTTCAGAGGTGATTTCCCCCTGAACCTGCAGGTCTCTCAAATGTCTCATCCCTATACCTCGTACACATTTTCTGAATGTGACTACAGGTAAGGATTTAGTGAATAAATCAGccagattatcacaagacttgaCTTGCAGGATTTTCACCTCACCCTCAATCTGGAGTTCATGAGGATAAAAATACTTAGGAGAAATATGCTTAGTCTTATTGCTCTTAATATATATAGTCTGTTTCCATTTGTGCAACACATACAacattatcttcatagataatggtGGAGTTATTTGTGGTGTTGGAACCACATGACTTCTGGATGTGGTTAGTCATCCGCCGTAGTCAAACACATTCTCGTGCGGCTTCATATAGCGAGATAATCTCTGAGTGGTTAGTAGACGTCGTTACTAATGCCTGTTTGCGCGATCTCTAGGATACAACAGTGCCACCACACACGAATACAAAGCCAGTCTGAGATATACCATTATAGGGATCTGATTGATATCCAGCATCAGCATAGCCCACCATAGTTTGGTCATGATTCTTCAGAAAAAACAAGCCAAAATCTTGAGTGCCTTTGAGATATCTAAATATAGTCTTAACGCCTACCCAATGTCTTCTGGTCGCACTACACCAAAAACATACACTTCCTACgattttttaacttcctacagcttttataacaaaccgtaggaaataaataacttttGGGAGGCAACTAGTAGCTCTagaaaataaacataacttcctacggtattttataaaagttgtaggaaaCTAGTTTTCACATGCTGGCCCATGTGTGCGGTTAagcgagccgctaacttcctacggccgcctctaggaagttagcatggccagctaacttcctacggctgcctctaggaagttagcatgggcagTTAACTTCCTactgcctcctctaggaagttagtttTCAGTTGCTGATCCGCGGGTGTGGTCAAACAagccgctaacttcctagagagctccactgactcctcctccggcaAGGATGCcgtcaacatcgccgtcaacaagggcctcctcttcccaaacgtcggtcacaagtgcttcatgacaaaggacggcaaaaagaagaaggtacaatctagaaccaaccccaaatatactacatctagtgatgagggtagttctagtgatgatgaagatgatttgcttactctttttgccaaccttaacatgcaataaaacaattaaatgaattgatacgagctattcatgagaaggatgaacttttgaatagacaagaggaattccttattaaagaaaacaaaaagcatgttaaagtaaaaaatgcttatgctcaggaagttgaaaaatgtgaaaatttgactaaggagcttagcatgtgccatggttcaattaccaatcttagaaataaaaatactagtttaaatgctaagattgataaattgaatgaatcaatttctagccttagaactgaaaatgttagtttaatttccaaggctaaacatttaaatgtttgcaataattctatttcttgtcttagaaatgagaatgtcatattacatgctaagatagatgaattaaatgtttgcaaaccctctacatctactgttgatcatgtcactatttgtattagatgtagagatgttaatattgatgctataaatggtcacattgctttaattaaacaacaaaatgatcatatagctcaattaactgccaaaattaatgagcatgaaattgaaaatgaaaattttaaatttgctagaagcatgctctataatgggagacgccttggcattaaggatgacattggtttccaacagggaagcaatgtcaaaattaatgctcctaaaagattgtctaattttgttaagggcaaggcaccCATGGTTCATGATAAtgaaggctatattttatatcctgctaattatcctgagcacaaaattagaaggattcatgctaggaaacctcatactgtttcacatcatgcttttatgtataaaaatgaggcttctagttctagaaaatcaacccatgttaaattgcctaaaaagagaactcctactgcatcaaatgatcataatatttcattcaaacttttgatgcttcttatgtgctcactaacaaatcaggaaaaatagttgtcaaatatgttgggtgcaaacacaagggctccatgtcggtgttttgggtccgaccgcacacccggggttgcccctcaaggtgttttaggagtaggacggtgtcgccgactgcagcaaaatggttcgtgccagatgcacgagggacaatggacagtgtttacaggttcgggctgcttagagatgcgtaacaccctacgtcctggcgggtatgctttgtgtaatgagttacaaggtagctctctaaagtGAGAACGTGGAGAGTTAAGGTGGGAGACTGAGtaatgggatcgatcgttctgaaggggtgccccctaggccttatatattcgaccgtggggcaatacatgtggatatgatagcaatgtgcacctaaaagacaGTGAACtacttgagtctatcttcctatggttctgtcgacctatcctcgcctggttccgttgcatggggctccagcgcgggagagtcggatctttgttgtggtcgcttgctcaacgttgtgggccgtccgggcttacaccaatccggccttacgtcaacctgctttaccgattgtccctccccaggcccacgaaggaatggccttacgatttattgggcccttgggcctctcgtgaggtcttttacccttccagtggacctgggggatatctgtcccccacaagcccccgatctttgggttgattttgaggtaatcagcccaaagatcccaggtccagcttgtagtCTTTATTTATGATAAGAGATGCTTTCCAAGCAGTCCAGTAaaaatgattttttactgtctccttctgcttagatcactcgtagactggagccttgcttcatgtttgtgccttagaggtcggcatttctttTTGTGGGACCCTGGACttcgttgggtgcaccggaggtgcacccaatgggtgtagcccacgagcttcgagtagattttggaaaataatctgctcgaaggtcttTATCAGAAATTATCTTTATTTTACTCTTGTTCTTTGGTTGAgagccagccttgtctttaatcttgtctcatgccttagaagtcggcactatcttggcttgaactggtaatccatggggtgcatcgaaggtgcacccaatgggtgcagcccctgagctttgagtggatttttgaggataatccactcgaaggtcttcctttcgtgtctTTTTGTTGAAGGTTATCGTTTCTGC
This portion of the Zea mays cultivar B73 chromosome 2, Zm-B73-REFERENCE-NAM-5.0, whole genome shotgun sequence genome encodes:
- the LOC100272332 gene encoding uncharacterized protein isoform X1, producing MADPGTSIRGTRQRSRVQEAAKGNDKDSSDAQDLFMQKLKMAAEKKIGTTKAEFFCKAFEETHEKLVYKELNLDAAKKFLSAYES
- the LOC100272332 gene encoding uncharacterized protein LOC100272332, which produces MDEKEFWRMLDLFPVVRSRDYCADPGTSIRGTRQRSRVQEAAKGNDKDSSDAQDLFMQKLKMAAEKKIGTTKAEFFCKAFEETHEKLVYKELNLDAAKKFLSAYES